DNA from Comamonas serinivorans:
GGTGGCATCGCTGGTGGTGTGCTTTGCCACCTGGTTCGTGATCGAGAAGACCAAGCTCGGCGCCTACCTGCGCGCCGGCACCGAGAACCCGCGGTTGGTCGAGGCCTTCGGCATCAACGTGCCGGTGATGGTGATGCTGACCTATGGCTTTGGCGTGGCCCTGGCCGCGTTCGCGGGCGTGCTGGCGGCGCCGGTCATGCAGGTCACGCCGCTCATGGGCACCAACCTCATCATCGTGGTGTTCGCCGTGGTGGTGATCGGCGGCATGGGCTCCATCATGGGGGCTATCGTCACCGGACTGGCCCTGGGCGTGATCGAGGGGCTCACGCGGGTGATCTATCCGCCGGGTTCGGCCACCGTGGTGTTCGTCATCATGGCCATCGTGCTGCTGGTGCGGCCTGCCGGGTTGTTTGGCAAAGAGAAGTGAGCGCGTCGATGAACAAACACACCATGGCGCTGTATGGCGTGCTGCTGCTGGCCGGGCTGGCGGCGCCGTTCGTGGTCTACCCCGTGCTCATGATGAAGCTGCTGTGCTTCGCCTTGTTTGCCTGTGCCTTCAACCTGCTCATCGGCTACACCGGCCTGCTGTCCTTCGGCCACGCGGCCTTCTTGGGTGGGGCCGGGTACATCACCGGCTACGTGATCCAGAGCCTGGGGGCGACGCCTGAAATCGGCATCCTGCTGGGCACCGCCTTTGCGGCGCTGGTGGGCCTGGTGATGGGCTGGCTGGCCATCCGCCGCACCGGCATTTACTTCACCATGATCACGCTGGCGCTGGCCCAGATGCTGTTTTTCGTCTGGTTGCAGGCGCCGTTCACGGGCGGTGAAGACGGGTTGCAGGGCGTGCCACGCGGCAAGTTGTTCGGCCTGCTGTCGCTTCAGGATGACGTGCACCTGTATTACTTGGTGTTCGCCATCTTCGTGTTCGGCTTCTGGTTGGTGCGGCGCGTCATCCACTCGCCGTTTGGCCAGGTGTTGCAGGCCATCAAGGAGAACGAGCCGCGCGCCGTGTCACTGGGTTACGACGTGAACCGCTTCAAGCTGCTGGCCTTCGTGCTGTCGGCGGCGCTGTCGGGCCTGGCGGGTTCGACCAAGGTGCTGGTCATGGGGTTTGAAACCCTGACCGATGCGCAATGGACCATGTCGGGAACGGTGGTGCTGATGACGCTGGTGGGCGGCATGGGCACCTTGCTGGGGCCGGTGGTGGGCGCCTTTGTCATCATGATCCTGGAGAACAAGATGGGCGAGATCGGCAGCGGCCTCGCCAGCGTGACGGGCATCGAGTGGTTCAACCAGCTGGGCGAATCGGTCACCATCGTCACGGGCTTCATCTTCGTGATCTGTGTGATGGCGTTCCGGCGTGGCATCGTTGGCGAGATCCTGGTGCGTCTGCCCAAAGGCAAGTCAAGCACCGGTTAGCGCCACAAGCGGGCGTGCAGGATGGCGTTCGGCCTCCTGGCGTCTGCGGATCCAGCTCTTCGCGCACTGCTTCAAAAAGGGCAGGCGACAAAAAAGCCGCTTGAAGCGGCTTTGGTGTTTCACTGGCAGCGCACCCGATGAGAAGGCGGCCGGATGAGGCGCTGTGCCCATCTGGCCGGGCGGGGAGGGCACTGAGGCCTTCCCTGAGGTGATGCGGACCGCCTGTGGGCAGTGCCGCATTGGGCGGCTTAGGCGGCGGCGGTGGCCAGGCCCTTGACGCGGGTCGACAGGCGAGCCTTGTCGCGTGCGGCCTTGTTCTTGTGGAAGATGCCCTTGTCGGCAATGGTGTCCACCACCGATTGCATGCGCACGAAGGCTTCCTTGGCCTTGGCCAGGTCACCTGCGGCCACGGCTTTTTCAACGTTCTTGACGGCGGTGCGGTACTTGGAACGCAGCGAGGTGTTGGCGGCGTTCAGCTTGACGTTCTGACGGGCGCGTTTGCGGCCAGACGCCAGGCGGGGGTTCTTTTTCTTTGGCTTTCCAGATGCCATGATGATCTTTCGTGTTTCTTGGGGATGTTGCCAGTGAACCGCGCATTCTAGCCGATTTGACCCATGCGTGCCATGGCGCCGCCTGGGGCTGCTGGCCGGCGGAACGCCACGGTGCTGCCCTGGCGACACCCGGATGGGGTGAACGCCAGGGCTACACTCGCGGCCGTGAACCTGTTCAAAGCCGCCTCCACGATCTCCTTGCTCACCCTGGTGTCGCGCATCACCGGCTTAGCGCGGGAGCTGCTGATTGCATCGGCGTTTGGAGCCAGCGCCTTGACCGATGCCTTCAACGTGGCGTTCCGCATCCCCAACCTGTTGCGTCGCCTGTTTGCCGAGGGGGCCTTCAGCCAGGCCTTTGTGCCGGTGCTGGCGGCCACCCGGCAGACCCATGGCGAAGCCGCCACGCGCGACATGATCGACCACGTGGCCAGCCTGCTGGTGCTGGCCTTGCTGGTCACCTGCGTGATCGGGGTGGCTGGTGCGCCGCTGCTGGTCTGGGCCATGGCCAGCGGCCTGAGCCAGGATGCCGCCGGCATGCAGGCCGCGGTGGTGATGACGCGCTGGATGTTTCCCTACATCGGCTTCATGTCCCTGGTGGCCTTGTCGGCCGGCATCCTCAACACCTGGAAGCACTTTCTGGTGCCCGCCGCCACGCCGGTGCTGCTGAACCTGGCCATGATCGCGGCCGCCTGGTGGGGCGCACCGTGGTTCGAGCGCCTGGGGGTGCCGCCGGTCTACGCCCTGGCGGTCGGCGTGATGTTGGGCGGGCTGTTGCAGCTGCTGATCCAGGTGCCGGCGCTGTTGCGCCTGGG
Protein-coding regions in this window:
- a CDS encoding branched-chain amino acid ABC transporter permease; translated protein: MNKHTMALYGVLLLAGLAAPFVVYPVLMMKLLCFALFACAFNLLIGYTGLLSFGHAAFLGGAGYITGYVIQSLGATPEIGILLGTAFAALVGLVMGWLAIRRTGIYFTMITLALAQMLFFVWLQAPFTGGEDGLQGVPRGKLFGLLSLQDDVHLYYLVFAIFVFGFWLVRRVIHSPFGQVLQAIKENEPRAVSLGYDVNRFKLLAFVLSAALSGLAGSTKVLVMGFETLTDAQWTMSGTVVLMTLVGGMGTLLGPVVGAFVIMILENKMGEIGSGLASVTGIEWFNQLGESVTIVTGFIFVICVMAFRRGIVGEILVRLPKGKSSTG
- the rpsT gene encoding 30S ribosomal protein S20, encoding MASGKPKKKNPRLASGRKRARQNVKLNAANTSLRSKYRTAVKNVEKAVAAGDLAKAKEAFVRMQSVVDTIADKGIFHKNKAARDKARLSTRVKGLATAAA